The genomic DNA TGCAGCATGTTAGGTACTGTCTACAAAACAAGACAATCCACCATGAGGTTTTGCAGGTATGTTCTTAGattaagatttttcaaaattaatcaTTCTGAGGTAAACCACTCTTTTCCTATAATACCTGTCACTTAGCTAACGTAACCCTCACAAAGCTAATAGAACCCAtgaagagaaagacagaagaaagccACCATGTATgtggcaattaaaaaaacctcttaaaaaaaaaagacaaaccacaCCCACAATGCATCAAAACATCGCTGCTCTCCCTATAATCCATAATCAGAACATCTTTGTTATAACGTACTGCAATACAGTAAGTCATACAACAATGATTTCACAGAGCAGACACACTTACAAGGCAGTTTTATAACACACAGTTCCACCTTTTttcccaaaaccaaacagaacacccaccacaacaacagCCCTCCTACCTTCTGGCACATTTTGTGGGGGTTTATAGTTAAAATCCGTAGAAAAGTCCGGCCCTTCACAGAGACGATGACACGCGATTGGAAAGACCGGCTCCAGCAAAGCGAGACGAGTTTCAAAATAATCCCTGATGGTGTCTTCTGCTACTCTTGAAAGCCTGAAAGGCCAAACAAGTGAGACCTGTGCTGCACATAGTAAAATTACTTTATCAGACAAACTTAACGAGAGCTGACACAAAAAAGGATTCCAGATTACCTTTTTGGATTCCCAATTTTCAGGAGTGACTGCCTTTATCACTTCATTTATGCACAGATGAACCCCTAAGTCCCaatattttgttaataaaacattttatcagTGATCTGTTTGTGAAATTTCAGCCATCAGGTCGATAAAAATAAGAAGGTGAGACAAATGCACtgcagcatattaaaaaaaattccaactaGCCACATATTTTGAAGTCTCTGTATGTAAAAAGATGTCCCTGAAACATCAGTATGAACCTGGTGGGTAAACAGAAGCAGACAGCCACTGCCCCGGGGTGGCTGATTTATCAGCCTGACTGGGAGtacaatgtaaaaataaagaagtaagTCACTGTATAATTTTACTGGCAATACTACTGCAAACATGCAGTTCACAATTTACTAAAATGCAGTGAAGCAGCAGCAACGCTGCCATTAATCAGCCAAACTGGTTCtgctgtggtggttttttttatttggtgttttgtggggttttttttgttttgttttttgttttctgttttttggggtttttttaatttggtttgggttttggttggttgattggttttggtggtttggttttttttttgattggGTGTTAATTGAAGCGAGCAGCCTTCAGAAGAGAGACTCTCTTCAGAAGAGAGACCACATTAACCAACAGTATGTGGCACTTTCACAAGCAGGTCACCAAGTAATCCTTGTCAGAAAGCTGTTTTGACACTAACAGGTTTTAAACGCTTTTGCAAGGCCAAGGTTCTGACCCTCTCAGCTTTACGGCTGTTGGAGCTATTATTCAGCGCACACTTCCCCTCCGTGCTAGCTGAGCTTACCATCTGCAGAATCTAAACCTCAAGTGTTTGATCATAAAGAAACCACAAGAATTGCCACAGCAAAGCAAGCCCAGAAGCCCAGCTAGCCTAGTTTCCAGATGCTAGACAAAGCCATATTAAATATGGGACATTACTAAACAGTTGTCTTTTTTGGGACACTGTCCTAGGTTCCAGCAATCTGATTTAGAGGGCTCTAAAACTAGGGACTGCAGCCAAATCGCACCTCTCCTTGGATCTGCTTCCAAAATCCCATGCACCTGTGATCACAGCATTCTGCAACAACGAGATCCACAATTCCgtttttctgtgcaaaaataTCCCTCCATTTCAAACCTATCACTAAACATTTAACAGGATGCCCCGTAGAACCTGTCTCACGGCTTGgggttattttttgttgttgttcttttctgattttattttacactttCACCTTTTAAGCTGTCCCAAGGTGCCGTGTATCATGTCCCTTGGTCCACCCTCACAGAACCTACTCCATATCTCTgagcatctttatttttcctttttgcttcatCTGCTTTTAAACGACATAACTGGAATGGCCTGTGCTATTTAAGGCATTTGGACACCACAgacttacattttattttcagctccACTACTACAATATACTCTCCCTTTTTGACTGCCAAGCAGCACTGAACTGGTATATTCATGTAGTGAGTCTAAAAGCTTCTCCAGTTGTTCCTCGTGGCACTCTCAGCTCACGTTTAAGGGTCCAACGCCACCATAGTTATCTGCATTGACTTTTCatggtgtttttgtttgatgcccttttgtttgtttctatttttttcttatgctttttaGCCCAGTATTTTATTTGGCATGTCCTAATAAGAGCTTACATTCAACTGTCCAGTGCTTatacacttttttgttttcctaatggCTGTATTTTTAGTTTCAGGAATCTTTCATTTCTGGTAATTCCCTTGTCCTCCTTTCAATCTCTTTATACTCAGTGTTTAAGGAAGCGTCTGCTAATTCTGTTAGTTCACACCATTTTCATTTCACATGATTTACGCTAGCTTTCTGCCCACATgagatctgttttctttcctgaaatctccccctcttctccttgaCTTAAATCAAAATTATGACATGCCTGGTACTGCAAACTTCACCAGAACAAACTTCAAAGTACAGTTTACTCACGTGTCCAAATGACTCTTGAGCTGCTCATACACCAGAATGTTATTACATTGTTTAGCAAAATGCAGTGCGCTGTTCTGATGCTTTGACAAAATGTTACAGTCTGCCCCACTTTCAATCATAAGCCGCACTATATCCAAATTCCCTCTTTTACAAGCCTGTgcagaaagtgagaaaacagaaggaacGACAATGACAAATCCCCTGTGAGAACAGAGCATAACACTGAAGTAAGCAGAAGTacagaaatgaattaaaatccaaaattatttacaatTCAGAAAACAAGTTTAGGTATTTGCTCTGCAAATGCTAACACAACGCTAAACTCCAACAAATTAGGGAAAGgcacaaaagacagaaatttctATCTTCATGAGGCCTTTCAGAAGCTAACTTCTGAAATTTGTCTCAGCTCTGAACTTTCATCTGTGCTTTCAATCCATAATATTCCAGAACTAAAGAAacccataaaaaaaaaaaaatcacacaccaCCTCAAAGGAATTAAGGGCCAAGAATTCTGTCCCcccttttaaaaagtatgaTCCAACTCCTAAGGTTAAATAACAGTGACTTGATAAACACATTTAtatcacttggtttgttcagcctggagaagaagagactgagaggagacctcatggcggctgcagctccctcacaagggcaggaggaggggcaggcactgatctcttctctttggtgaccaacaatagaacctgagggaatggcaggaagatgtgccaggggaggtttaggttggacattaggaaaaggttcttccccgagagggtgctggacactggaacaggctccccagggaggtgtcccggccccaagcctgacagtgttcaagaagagactggacaacaccctcagacacgtggtgtgaactgtggggttgtcatatgcagggacaggagttgggcttgaggatccttgtgggtcccttccaactcaggacattctgtgattctatgatttaatataaacaaaaaaaaaagaggagcacAAACTGTTTCAAAGGTCCTGGAATTTTCCCattacaacaaaataaaaaattataaaataaaaatttcctttGTGATAGGGGTGTGCAACAGGCAGTAGGAAGGAGACTCCAAACTGGTTATTTTGTTTCTGGCTTGCAATGAAACTACAAAAGTCAATCGCAGCAACACCCAAGTAAGAGATTCTCCTTTTTggaatttttctcttcctgctgaCAACCTGATTATCTCAGTTTTAAGATCACATCCACATTTCTTAGAGTAGAACAATGGAAGAGGATGAGGCACATTTAGCACTGTATGCTCATGGCATCTGCATTTATTGTTTAGATATAacagtacattaaaaaatggattaaaacACTGCCTGTAATAACcaagagaaatatttgtatttcaaatacGGTACATGTTCCCTAAATCAAATCTACAAATatgcttttatgttttattaGTTTGCCAAAAGTATTTACTACGAAACAGTGTCAGGGCAAACACTGGATTTACCTTCATTAAAGCAGTTTCAccgctgctctgctgcctgttcaCGTATGCCCCAGCTTCCAGAAGAATAGCTACTGTTGttagaaaattctgaaaaaaaaaccaaaccaaaccacaagacaattaagcagaaaagattctgggtttttttcagaatataaagtgacatttatttaaaatctatcAGGAAAATCCAAAGCATGAGACATGACACAATTAACACTGTTCTCTCCCATGAATAATAAAGAGCACTTCAGACTCAGGCACGCAGATAGCCATGAGTATTTACAACTCTTACTATTTTCTAAATCTACaccacaggaagaaaacaggacGTTTGCACTAATCACCAAACTGGAATGAAGCTCCCCTTCATACTTTTATCTACTGTACATGGGAAAACACATGAACCAACTTGAACGAAAGAGCACACTCATGAAACATCCTGTAACTTACTGGTCTAGTTGGTCTTAGTTTGAGAAGAGCTTACCAGAGTCTCCATGTCCCAGCTCTCGAATAGTAAACCCTGCTCAACCAGAGAATTGCTCTCAAAGTGTCCCAAGTTTGGATCCTGTGTATCCAGAGATCATAACCAGCAATCCTAACACAAGAACTTCAGCACCCACGAATTGAGAGATATCCTTTGCCTCCACTTTCACTCAAGGTAGCTCTATGACATTCTCTACTCAGGGTAGGGTTTGTGATCAGAATTTATTTACACTACAGTAACCACAGCTGCTAAAATTATGCAATTAACGTTCCCCTGCTATACCCTGTTAACTACTTTTTAAAGCACCatccaagtgaaaaaaaacacGTACCACTTTGAAACGTAAGTAAAAGAGCCGAGAaccataaataaaacaataaccAAGCCAACCTTTTCAGCTGCGAGTATCAATGCAGTTGTTCCATTTTTCTGTCTGCCATTAACTTTAGCTCCTTTCCTGATTAGGACCCGGAGAAGGTCATCGtgcccaccagcagcagccagcattACTAGGGTCATTCCACTTGAGTCCTGCAAGAAGAATcattgccattaaaaaaaaaaaaaaaaagaatcaaatacTGTAAGATAAATCAAAGCCACAAGACAAAAATTGCAAGTGTGTGAACAGGTTTCACTAAGATCTGCCTCCCTGGCAGAAGAATGCACATATATATGGCTGCCAGATACCAACAAACTATCGCCTCCCACCTCTCTTGTCCACAGGCCTCACACTCTGAGCTCCATAATCTGCAAAACCCGTAATGTTCCAAGGACCAGcacaagaaagaggaaaacaagaatgAGCCAGGAAGAAAGGCAGCAAGATATTTGTGGGTGAGGAAGACAACAAGACGATGGAAGAAGAAACCAGTAGCCACTGGAGGTAAATTGCAATGGCTAAGGTGGCTGCTACCACAACGCTGCTTTTGGATTTTATCAAACGTAAGTATGAAGAGACCTCTGAGAGTGGTCAGTCCCCATACTCATTCTTGCACTTCCTACCAGACACTACAATCCAAAGAACACATGCTTGCCTCACTAGTTCATTTGGCATCTTTTCTACTACGCTACAGAAGTCTTAGCAAAATCTACAGTTCTCAAATGCTACATAATATGACTACACAAGATCACCAGTGAAAATACTGGTATCAGAGATTTTAATCCTCAGAAACAGAACTATAGTACTATTTAACAGGAAAAGAGATCCTTGAAAGAAAACCAGTAAGAACACAGCTGATGAAGAACTGGCAGAAAACTAATTATTCATGGAGTGAAGAGGTCCAACTCTGTCAAACAGAccgttctttttcttttttttaatgtatagatGTTTTACATAGTTCAGCCACTTGACCTGATGGGTATCATAATTCCTTACACCATATTAAGTTCTGAATATTTGGTTAAATCCAGTGGGCAAACCTGCAAATCCAGCTACTAGGATGCTCCTatcaaacttcattttttctttggaagaaacagaaaacaactacTGAAGCCtcaaaatctgtatttccttttctcacattgtgcttttttccccaatgtgaaacagaaacagatgGGAAAACTTCTCAAACAATCCGAATTTGTActcttccctcctgccccactccAAAAATACTTCCATTGCAGAAAAATTACCTCTTGATCCAGATTATATTCCTCATTTGAAGAAAGTGCCATCTTTACTGTCATGTAATCTCCACTTTTAACAGCATCCCTCAGGAGagctagaaaataaattcaatgCAGTTACAGGATATTTCACTTTGAAACACCAACTAAGAAATGTCCCTTCCTCCCAGCAATTACTCACTACTTGATATCGGTCCTGTTGACACATGGTTCTCATCTTCTCCATCAAGATGCTTCTGAAAGTCTTCTAGCGTCAGCCATTCTAACTGCATGTCCATACCCAAACTCAAGACTTGCTGCTTGCCATCTATCATGTATTTgattttatggaagaaaaaatgcaaaataagtaataaatatCTTCTGTATTTCCAAATCATTCACTGCTTGCCATTGCTTCAATGATCAGCATCTTAACATACTACTACTTTTCACTCAAATAGACTCTAAAAGTCAGCGTGGAATGGTTCCAAACAACGAAGGCTACATTACAAACAGACATAAAATGCTTTTACTTGAAACAAACTATTGTTTGTTGCAATAAATTAGGCTGAAGCGATAGGAGAAGGTGAACACTCCATTACTGTGATAGcagaaacacactgaaaagTTATCAGTgagtttcaaaagaaaacatcgTTTCAGCCTCCTGGGGAGACAAGAATCGCAGCATTAAAAGATGCAAGCAGgaatgaagaaagcattaaCTGCCAGTGCTCAACCTTCCCCTACATTTGTTTCTACTGCTCACCAGAGTTCTTCATTTGACACACATCCGTCATTTCTTGATCACCTGCAGCAGTGTAAGTCCATGTGTCTGTTTCATCTTTTATGTTCCTCCTTTCCTTGTACACCTTGCTGTCTTTTGATTTTAATTCTTCTATGAATTTATATTCTAGCGAAGATTCTTCTCTTTTGCAGTTATTCTCAGAATATTcgcttttttcttctgaagctaCATTAAACAAGTCAAATGCACTTTTGACATCCTTAAAGCCTAGAAGACAGTTACCAAGAGTGACTACTTGAGCCACCAAGGACTATTACATAACAAAGTTTAAGTGAGTGACCAGAGTCCGTTTAGAAAAGGTTTGTCCTCTTCCCGTAAGTTAATCAttgctgaagcacaggagcaaGCTTAACAAGATAAGCTAAAAATCAGGGAGAGCTAGTTCACCTCAGCTACCCCCTGGCAAGTCTGAGTTCTGCTTTCAACACGGCACCATCTTCTTCTTAAGAAATGTAGCTTAGAAGTATGTGTAAAAtattactttgaaaatatgGTTCAGTATCTGTGATGAACAGACGACAGACATGCTGTATAAGGAACAACAATTAATAATTCTGTTTGTTACTACTTTTCTAAGCATTGTAAGCATCTGCGCTACTTGCAGGGAAAGACGTTTCTCTAGCAACAGCTACGTGGAGCATCACAGCTCCTCCAATGTGCATTCGTGGTTATCAGAGGTGGAGTTACCTAGTTCTCAGTTCACAGCCTCAGAGTAAGTAAGGGAATTTATCCTGAATAAAACCATCCAAAATTTTACTGAGATCAAGAGTGGTAACATTAATACTCCATTATACTACTAAGAATAGCAATACACCctagacatttttcttcatgtatcAAATCATCCAGTTCTGGTGATATTTTAAGGGTTGTACAATGTAAATAATAAACTCATCACTGTGCCTAAAGCAAGAGGCAAGAAGTTTGTCTGATGGGCAACTACTAGTTTTTCTAAACACAGGAAGTGTGTATTCATAGTATCATCAGAACACTTCTGGAAATAGCCAATAATTGGATGAATTCCTCTCAAAAAATACTGTTGGATGCCATGGAAGCACAgacaacaaaattaaatgaaaagggGCAAAATCTTGACTTGTCTACAAAAACGTTAGAGATTTCTATACACTTTGATACTTCATACGTGAAGGTACAGACATCATTCTCATGCAGCATATATTAACAAAGCCATTAAACAGCAGACTTTTGCttcctaaaataaaagcagaaattcttgTTTCTAGTATGTATTACAAAACTACACAATATCTGCTCTTGTAGAAATAAGGAGAATGTCCTGAAGggtctttctcttctctcctttaaGCAGTTAGCACTTACTTTTTAGGCccctttgttcttttctgttcttttcttctttttcagactcttttttttgagatttttcttttgtttcatttttctttccttctttctcctgaTATTGAGAACAACGATCAAATTAAAGTGGtagagaaaaaatggaaaataaactcCTTTCACTACTCCAAtgataaaatatattcaaaattaaTACTACTGAAACCTATACATAACAGACTTGTGGACATtcctaagaaaataattgaacaGGTGAGTCAGGGGTTAAGTCTGTGAAGGCTTCTTCCGTAAGAGAAGAACTGTTATTTCCAAAATAGAACAACTTCAATTCAGATTTCTACTGCATCTCAGCCATGAATGGTGTTTTATGGCTTGAGATGCAGATATGTCAAAACCAGCGttttgaaggaaattaaaaattatgaacTTTTCATTTGTTCCAAATACTGAACCTGACAAGAATGTaattatttcaaagtatttaaCACCTTTGTAGCACCATATTCAAAGCAGTTATGACAGCACTGACTTGAACCTCAACTGACAAAACTTGACATCTGTATACAGAAGGTTCCAAGTTTTTCCAGTTTACACATACCAAACATTATGGCAACAGCCATTTGTGAAAAACacacacttggaaaaatccaCCAAACCCCACCATATCCACACAGAAGACTAAGCTTAGCAATATCCAATATCACAGAAGAAATTTATGGTAGACATAGATATACAGTCAAATTCGCTAAAACAGAATTCAGCTGCCTCCAGCAAAgattcccttctcctcctgcaatcctctctctctctctctccattcaGCCAGAAAATTCCAGACTGCAGAGCAGGTGGGACAAGGCTCCTTCGCATGGCTTTGTATCAGCCTATGACACTAACCTGGTACAGGGATAGCACTGCTTTCCTGAAAAACTACCCCAGAAGAAGTCCCCATGAGAACTACAAACTGAATTTATCAATAAATGCTACCATTTCTTTGACACAAGAAAATCTTCAATTAAAATAGACGAAGCTGGTGTATCACAACGTGTTAGCGGAGCTGAGATATTTAATCGTCTTTCTCACCCCCCAACCTCAGCTTTTGATCACTGACGTGATTAAGTAGTAGTACAGACAGCTGTTAGTCCTGGCAGATGCTTAGTATTTAGGACacgggtgtcaaactcattttcaccagaggcCACATCAGCTTCATGGTTGCCTTGAAAGGGCCagatgtaattttaggactgtataaacgtaactactcctacattcatacagtcctaaaattacatttggccctttgaaggcaactgcaaggctgacatggcccccagtgaaaatgagtttgacacccctgatttaGTAGGAGACCTGTAACTTACTAAAGGCATTACCAGAGTTTTGCTGCACAGAGGAGCTGTTAAAATCAGTAATCCTGAATCCCATTCCAGATTTCCAATACTGATCAGATGCACACCGCACACTGCATATTTATTCTTGGAGGTAAACTGAATGGAAAGAATGGTTGGGCATGCAAACTGAGTCCAAACAGAGAACGCTGTGTTACATGACATGTTAATTGACATGACAGTGCTCTGCAATCAGAGCTACAGGAGGAAAGACAGGTAGCCAAAACATTCACAATGATTCTATTTGAAAAGAATAATCTACTTGGGCAAACAATTCAGTGAAGCCAAAAATACCTCCAGAACTCTCCACCAAACCCACCCATTTAATAAGTCCACAGTTGTTCTGGAGAACAACCAACCAGCTACAGAAAACATTGTTTAAGCctccaagattaaaaaaagcaagaagcagAATGCCTCCCTTGGTTCCTTGGGGCACAACCACGAGCAAGGCACACAGACAACTTATGAGAGCGCTGGCTGAAGAGCCATAAGCAAACCAACTTTCACCTGCTATTGATCTCTTCATGTTTGGAGTGACAGGATTTTTATACTACTGGTAAATAAAACAGAACTCCAAAACTTTATCTGATTGTCATCactcatctctctctctttatgAATGCTATAGCCTCAAGCTACGAGATAATACTTGAGCAATAAAGGCCATCCCATTTCAGTTAACTAAACTTCTTGAGGCTGGGCTATGCCTCACAGTAACTGCTTAACCCTGTTTACAAGAGCTTTCACCACTAAGCTCCTGCAAAAACACTGTTCTGTGTACCTCTGCTCTGAGATTATGCCACATAATTCTCCACCCCCAAAATCGGCTTCCTTATGTTTAAGGTGGCCTGCTCCATACATACAACAACCCTAAGCAGAGGACCACAGCTgaatatacagaagaaaattgctGCCACAGAATTATGGCCTCAGAAGAAGTGGGAAATAATCCATTAAGTATCAAGGTATTTTGGCTGCAAACCTGCTACAAGTCAGACAGGGGTTTCTCTGAGTAGCCAAAGTTTTATGAACTGCAAACTGTATTAGAACAGTCTGAAGCAACTGAGAGAAATTATATTCTCAGAAACATTcccagaaatattattttattctttccatttttttctcttaccttTACCATCCTGCTTCTCTTAAAACACTACTGtaccaaataaagaaaaatgaatatttgcTTAGCTCACTTCTTAGAACAGGTATAGCATTTGTAATTAATTTGAAACAATGCCATGAAATGAAGCATCTTCTTTAAGCACCCCAGGAATTCTAACAAGCCAACAGCACAGCTATCTGGGACACCTGGGTCTAGAAACAATTTCCAATTCTCAGCTAGGTGCTAACGCAGGTAAGGTATAATGGAGCGGCTGGCTTTTGAGAGAGATCGAGGGTGTGTTTTAACTCAAAAGAGCACTTCATTGTGCAGCGTTGGATGGGTAGTTGCTCAAGATTGAATGTCTAACTATCTAAGTAGAAAAAAGTCAAATTGAGGCAACTGTTGAGGGGAACGAAGCTAAAAATGACAGCATGCTTTGAAGGAACGGGAAATTTCATTCTAAGTACACATAACAAACAGGAGAAGTTCATACTTTCACATTTAAAGACACTCTTATCTCCTAAAgcaggagtagttacatttatctagtcctaaaattacatttggccctttcaaggcaactgcgaggctgatgtggcccccggtgaaaatgagtttgacacccctgctctaaagTGTTCCCTCCCTTATAGTGTTCAGAACCCAGAAATTTTTCAGCCTGTCCTACACAGTGATCAGTGGGCCTTTCTTTAGGTTCATCCAGCTCATTAACTTTCCAGTTCGTACTTTTCTCTTTGCCATCCTGAGCAGCGGCCTTTTGAGATGCCTGTACCCCGCAGATGTTTGACTTGATCCCCAGCCCCCGCCCCAAAGCCTTAACATCGCTCACCTCCCCAGGCGAATCCGTGGACTTGCGCCCTCTTTCATCAGCACTCAATTTCAAACCCTTCTGCACTGGTGAAGGAGGTGACACTTTCTCCACCTCTCCCGGTACTCTTACTTTTTCTtgagctttttgccttttgtgcatgcttttcttctctaaatCTTGAGTTTCCACTTTTCTACCTTCTTCTTTATAATCTTcaactttctgattttttttcttctttcttttaaccTTAACATCAACACTATCATCTTCATTACTTGCTGATCCATCAAGATGCCTATCAGCAATGGAATCTTTTTCAGCAATTTCTTGTTCCATTCTCTCCTCTCCACTTATTACTATTTGCTGCTCgtctttattttcagaacttAAGTCTGAATTTTCATTATCAGTTTCTTGAGAAAATACATCCTCTAGAGTACTTAATTCGGAGTCAAACTGAACATCCCCATGCTTCTCCTTCcgtgattttttattttctttagaatcTTCTttagactttatttttaaatctttaacttctcccttctttttcttgatttcaCTAGtatcttctttcctttgcttcttcGGGTCCTTTGAATCCTCCTTGGTTTCTGAAGtccttttttttggctttgaaTCTGAAACCAAAGTATCTGAG from Caloenas nicobarica isolate bCalNic1 chromosome 1, bCalNic1.hap1, whole genome shotgun sequence includes the following:
- the MPHOSPH8 gene encoding M-phase phosphoprotein 8 — encoded protein: MAAAGSSGAEAAAARLEGAEEEEETAAAAEDEEDGEEDGSGAGRAAAAGGEAGGGESEEEDDVFEVEKILDVKTEGGKILYKVRWKGYTSDDDTWEPEAHLEDCKEVLLEFRKKIVDNKPKPVKKDIQKLSLNDDVFEAESDSDWQSETKDDVSPKKKKKKSKDGEDRSPDDPKKKKSKSAKLKEKPRTECENSSDTLVSDSKPKKRTSETKEDSKDPKKQRKEDTSEIKKKKGEVKDLKIKSKEDSKENKKSRKEKHGDVQFDSELSTLEDVFSQETDNENSDLSSENKDEQQIVISGEERMEQEIAEKDSIADRHLDGSASNEDDSVDVKVKRKKKKNQKVEDYKEEGRKVETQDLEKKSMHKRQKAQEKVRVPGEVEKVSPPSPVQKGLKLSADERGRKSTDSPGEEKEGKKNETKEKSQKKESEKEEKNRKEQRGLKSFKDVKSAFDLFNVASEEKSEYSENNCKREESSLEYKFIEELKSKDSKVYKERRNIKDETDTWTYTAAGDQEMTDVCQMKNSDGKQQVLSLGMDMQLEWLTLEDFQKHLDGEDENHVSTGPISSTLLRDAVKSGDYMTVKMALSSNEEYNLDQEDSSGMTLVMLAAAGGHDDLLRVLIRKGAKVNGRQKNGTTALILAAEKNFLTTVAILLEAGAYVNRQQSSGETALMKACKRGNLDIVRLMIESGADCNILSKHQNSALHFAKQCNNILVYEQLKSHLDTLSRVAEDTIRDYFETRLALLEPVFPIACHRLCEGPDFSTDFNYKPPQNVPEGSGILLFIFHANFCGKDVVARLCGPCSVQAVVLNDKFQLPVFLDSHFIYSFSPTAGLNKLFIRLAEAPTAKVKLLIGAYRVQLQ